In a single window of the Streptomyces sp. NBC_00285 genome:
- the glyA gene encoding serine hydroxymethyltransferase: MTVTSALNTPLHELDPEIAAAVDAELHRQQSTLEMIASENFAPLAVMEAQGSVLTNKYAEGYPGRRYYGGCEHVDVAEQIAIDRVKELFGAEYANVQPHSGASANQAALFALAQPGDTILGLDLAHGGHLTHGMRLNFSGKQFDVVAYHVDEAGLVDMAELERLAKEHRPKVIIAGWSAYPRQLDFAEFRRIADEVEAYLWVDMAHFAGLVAAGLHPNPVEYADVVTSTTHKTLGGPRGGIILAKKEFAKKLNSSVFPGFQGGPLEHVIAAKAVSFKVAASEEFKERQRRTVDGARILAERLTADDAREAGVDVLSGGTDVHLLLVDLRESELDGRQAEDRLHEVGITVNRNAVPNDPRPPMVTSGLRIGTPALATRGFTTEDFAEVADVIAETLKPSYDGESLKARVRALADKHPLYPGLNK; this comes from the coding sequence ATGACCGTGACGTCCGCACTGAACACACCCCTGCACGAACTCGACCCGGAGATCGCCGCCGCGGTCGACGCCGAGCTGCACCGCCAGCAGTCCACCCTCGAAATGATCGCGTCCGAGAACTTCGCGCCGCTCGCGGTCATGGAGGCACAGGGCTCGGTCCTGACCAACAAGTACGCCGAGGGCTATCCGGGCCGCCGCTACTACGGCGGCTGTGAGCACGTCGACGTGGCCGAGCAGATCGCGATCGACCGGGTCAAGGAGCTGTTCGGCGCCGAGTACGCCAACGTGCAGCCGCACTCCGGCGCCTCCGCCAACCAGGCCGCCCTGTTCGCGCTGGCCCAGCCCGGCGACACCATCCTCGGGCTCGACCTCGCGCACGGCGGTCACCTCACCCACGGGATGCGGCTGAACTTCTCCGGCAAGCAGTTCGACGTGGTCGCCTACCACGTCGACGAGGCCGGGCTCGTCGACATGGCCGAGCTGGAACGGCTGGCCAAGGAGCACCGCCCGAAGGTGATCATCGCGGGCTGGTCCGCCTACCCGCGGCAGCTGGACTTCGCGGAGTTCCGGCGGATCGCCGACGAGGTCGAGGCGTACCTGTGGGTCGACATGGCGCACTTCGCCGGTCTCGTGGCCGCCGGGCTGCACCCGAACCCCGTCGAGTACGCGGACGTGGTCACCTCCACGACCCACAAGACGCTGGGCGGCCCGCGCGGCGGGATCATCCTCGCGAAGAAGGAGTTCGCGAAGAAGCTGAACTCCTCCGTCTTCCCGGGCTTCCAGGGTGGTCCCCTGGAGCACGTGATCGCGGCGAAGGCCGTGTCCTTCAAGGTCGCCGCCTCGGAGGAGTTCAAGGAGCGCCAGCGGCGTACGGTGGACGGTGCGCGCATCCTCGCCGAGCGTCTGACGGCTGACGACGCCCGGGAGGCCGGGGTCGACGTGCTCTCCGGCGGCACCGACGTGCACCTGCTCCTCGTCGACCTGCGCGAGTCCGAGCTGGACGGGCGGCAGGCCGAGGACCGTCTCCACGAGGTCGGCATCACGGTCAACCGCAACGCCGTCCCGAACGACCCGCGCCCGCCGATGGTGACGTCGGGGCTGCGGATCGGTACGCCGGCCCTGGCCACCCGCGGCTTCACAACCGAGGACTTCGCCGAGGTCGCGGACGTGATCGCCGAGACACTGAAGCCGTCCTACGACGGGGAGTCGCTGAAGGCCCGGGTCAGGGCGCTCGCCGACAAGCACCCGCTGTACCCCGGCCTGAACAAGTAG
- the gcvH gene encoding glycine cleavage system protein GcvH: MSNPQQLRYSKEHEWLSGAEDGVSTVGITEHAANALGDVVFVQLPEVGATVTAGETCGELESTKSVSDLYSPVAGEVTEVNEDVVNDPSLVNSAPFEGGWLFKVRVTEEPADLLSADEYTAFSAG; this comes from the coding sequence ATGAGCAACCCCCAGCAGCTGCGTTACAGCAAGGAGCACGAGTGGCTGTCGGGCGCCGAGGACGGCGTCTCGACGGTCGGCATCACGGAGCACGCGGCCAACGCGCTCGGCGATGTCGTCTTCGTCCAGCTCCCGGAGGTCGGCGCCACGGTGACCGCGGGCGAGACCTGCGGCGAGCTGGAGTCCACCAAGTCGGTCAGCGACCTGTACTCCCCGGTGGCCGGTGAGGTCACCGAGGTCAACGAGGACGTCGTCAACGACCCGTCGCTGGTGAACTCCGCCCCCTTCGAGGGCGGCTGGCTGTTCAAGGTACGCGTCACGGAGGAGCCGGCCGACCTCCTCTCCGCCGACGAGTACACCGCCTTTTCCGCCGGCTGA
- the gcvT gene encoding glycine cleavage system aminomethyltransferase GcvT produces the protein MSSSEPRHTALDALHRSLGATMTDFAGWDMPLRYGSERDEHTAVRTKAGLFDLSHMGEITVSGPAAAALLNFALVGNIGSVGVGRARYTMICQTDGGILDDLIVYRLGETDYMVVANASNAQVVLDALTERAAGFDAEVRDDRDAYALIAVQGPESPGILASLTDADLDGLKYYAGLPGTVAGVPALIARTGYTGEDGFELFVKPEHAVELWQALTKAGEGVGLVPCGLSCRDTLRLEAGMPLYGHELSRELTPFDAGLGRVVKFEKEGDFVGREALHKAASRAAENPPRVLVGLVAEGRRVPRAGYAVVAGGAVIGEVTSGAPSPTLGRPIAIAYVDAAHATPGTAGVGVDIRGSHEAYEVVALPFYRRQK, from the coding sequence ATGAGCAGTTCTGAACCCCGTCACACCGCCCTCGATGCCCTGCATCGCTCGCTCGGCGCGACGATGACCGACTTCGCCGGCTGGGACATGCCCCTGCGGTACGGCTCCGAGCGCGACGAGCACACCGCGGTGCGTACGAAGGCCGGGCTCTTCGACCTCTCCCACATGGGGGAGATCACGGTGAGCGGACCGGCCGCGGCTGCCCTTTTGAACTTCGCCCTCGTCGGCAACATCGGCTCCGTCGGTGTCGGCCGGGCCCGCTACACCATGATCTGCCAGACCGACGGCGGCATCCTGGACGACCTGATCGTCTACCGGCTCGGCGAGACCGACTACATGGTGGTCGCCAACGCCTCCAACGCCCAGGTCGTCCTGGACGCGCTGACCGAGCGCGCGGCCGGCTTCGACGCCGAGGTGCGGGACGACCGGGACGCGTACGCGCTGATCGCCGTACAGGGACCGGAGTCTCCGGGGATCCTCGCGTCCCTGACCGACGCCGATCTCGACGGGCTGAAGTACTACGCCGGTCTGCCGGGCACGGTCGCCGGGGTCCCCGCGCTGATCGCGCGCACCGGGTACACCGGCGAGGACGGCTTCGAGCTGTTCGTGAAGCCGGAGCACGCGGTCGAGTTGTGGCAGGCGCTGACCAAGGCCGGCGAGGGTGTGGGCCTGGTCCCCTGCGGACTGTCCTGCCGGGACACCCTGCGTCTGGAAGCGGGCATGCCGCTGTACGGGCACGAGCTGTCGCGGGAGCTGACCCCCTTCGACGCCGGGCTCGGCCGGGTCGTGAAGTTCGAGAAGGAGGGGGACTTCGTCGGGCGCGAGGCCCTCCACAAGGCCGCCTCGCGTGCCGCCGAGAACCCCCCTCGCGTCCTCGTCGGCCTGGTCGCCGAGGGCCGTCGGGTGCCGCGTGCCGGGTACGCCGTCGTCGCGGGCGGTGCGGTGATCGGCGAGGTCACCTCCGGCGCCCCCTCCCCCACGCTGGGCAGGCCGATCGCCATCGCGTACGTCGACGCCGCGCACGCGACGCCGGGCACGGCCGGTGTCGGTGTGGACATCCGGGGCAGCCACGAGGCGTACGAGGTCGTGGCGCTGCCGTTCTACAGGCGTCAGAAGTAG